Proteins encoded in a region of the Desulforegula conservatrix Mb1Pa genome:
- a CDS encoding protein rep: MSDLLVDLSSSGRPRPWKKHKVSNEKLSSIYNVLKVCDRDRADLYRLRSNLLNKCGTKLEFEECPQGHLKRLKRAYFCKQRLCSMCSWRRSLFVYHQFLMVAHEVLKKYPDYQFVFITLTIKNCSSERLSEEITHLIKSFDRLKSYKRFQAIKGIFRTNEVTYNPLNRDYHPHIHAIGVVPSSYFKGGVYVSQEELIQLWKKALQVDYDPNVDIRKVRNKHSNIPTINESLIDLDYSLDESLAGAAAEVAKYSVKVQDIIDPKPKKEDSPEMVKARVSMAG; the protein is encoded by the coding sequence ATGTCTGATTTGTTGGTTGATCTGTCATCCTCTGGCAGACCTCGACCGTGGAAAAAACATAAAGTTTCAAATGAAAAGTTATCCAGCATTTATAATGTTTTGAAGGTATGTGATCGAGATAGAGCTGATTTGTATCGTCTTCGGTCTAATCTTTTGAATAAGTGTGGAACTAAACTTGAGTTTGAAGAGTGTCCACAAGGTCACTTGAAGCGTTTAAAACGTGCTTATTTTTGTAAGCAGAGATTATGTTCAATGTGTTCTTGGCGTAGGTCTCTTTTTGTGTATCATCAGTTTTTGATGGTTGCTCATGAAGTTCTTAAAAAATATCCTGATTATCAATTCGTTTTTATTACTTTGACCATTAAAAATTGTTCTTCTGAAAGATTATCTGAAGAGATTACACATTTAATAAAGTCTTTTGATAGATTGAAATCATATAAGCGTTTTCAAGCTATTAAGGGGATTTTTCGTACAAATGAAGTTACATATAATCCACTTAATAGAGATTATCATCCACATATACATGCCATAGGTGTTGTTCCTTCTTCTTATTTCAAAGGTGGCGTATATGTTAGTCAAGAAGAGTTGATTCAATTATGGAAAAAGGCTCTTCAAGTTGATTATGATCCTAACGTTGATATTCGGAAGGTTCGTAATAAACATTCAAATATTCCTACCATTAATGAATCCTTGATTGATCTTGATTATTCTCTTGATGAATCCCTTGCTGGTGCTGCTGCCGAAGTGGCCAAGTATTCTGTAAAAGTTCAGGATATAATTGATCCAAAACCTAAAAAAGAAGATTCGCCTGAAATGGTTAAGGCTCGTGTTTCTATGGCTGG